A stretch of DNA from Desulfurobacteriaceae bacterium:
AAAACAATCCTTGGGATAATTCCGCCACTGTCAGGAAAAATCTTTATTCACGGTGTAGATTGTACAGAGGGTTGTAAAGAAAAGAAGTTTTTAGGTTATGTTCCACAGATGGAAGACTACTCCCATCACTTTCCAGCTACAGCTCTTGACGTTGTTCTGTCAGGTTTTTTCCCTCGTCTTTCAAGGTTTCAGAGAATAACAGACAAAGAAAGAGAAAAAGCCCTTTATTGGATGAAACTTCTTGAAATAGAAAGTATTGCTGATAGGCAATTTAACCTTCTATCTGGTGGTCAGCAGAGAAAAGTTTTAATTGCAAGAGCCCTTGTTAGCGATCCCCATTACATCTTTCTAGACGAACCTACAACAGGAGTTGATCTGAAAAGCACGAAAAGGATTTTAAGGATAATAGATGATCTACATAAGAAAAAAAACTTTGGAATTTTGATGGTTACCCACGATTTAAACTTTGTCTGGAATTACATTGACAAAGTAATTTTAATTGGACATAACAAATACTTTATTGGTAAGAAGGAAGAAATTCTAAATGGAAAACTTTTATCAGAAATATATGAAGTTGATGTAAAGTTAGCAGAAACTCCTTATGGTCCTGTCTTTTTAGTTGGAGACAAGCACTTGTAATTAAGTAATCAGCTGGCTTTCCTACAAAAGTTAGATATGTATTCTCTTAGAACAATTAACACTATTTCATGGAGTTTTTTTATACCTTCAAAAGATGTTATTTCTAAAACCAATTTGTTAGCTTTTTTTCTAATGTTTATTCCAGAAGTGTTATTCATAAAAACTTTATATTTTTTCGACAGAACGATTTTCTTTAAAACATCTTTGTAAATGATTAGATTAAACATACTCTTTACAGTTTTGTAGGTTAGAATTTCAGAATAAATGGCGTTCCAATCAAGGATATTAATATATTCATCTGGTATCTCTATCGGTTTTTCAGTTGAAGATACTGATTCTACTTTTAAGCCGTGTGCTATTGAAATTCTAGACCTTAAGTCCAGTTTGACGTTATTTAATATGGTTTCATCTAGTTCTAACTTAATAGGATGCCTTACAAAATTAAATTTTTTTTCTGCTTTTACTTGGTATAGTTCTTTCTTCCAGTTTTCTTTTTTTAGGACTTTTTCATAATCTATCTCTTCTTTCTCTATTGTTTTCAAGAATGCATTTATATAATCGGCATTCAGCCCAAAGATGAATAAAGTTTGAAGTACCTTTAATTTATAATCCGGGTTTTCTTCTCTTTTTAGAGAATAGTTTTTTCCTTTTAATCTAACTCCTCTTCCAAATAGTTGAATGATCTGAGGTCCCTCTCCTTTACCCATATTGATTAATCCCATGTTTGAGACACGCCAAGAATTCCAGCCTTCAACAAACTTCTTTGAACCAATGAGAATATTTATGGGAGAGTGGTTATTATTTATTTCTGAAAACAAAGATTGACTGAAGTGATCATCTTTTATTTCAATTTCAGCTTCTTTAATTAATTTCTTTAGTGAGTTTGTGTCTCCTACGTTTATTACTCCAAAATATTTTTCTGCTGTGGAAGTTTTAAGACCTATTTCGCCGTCGCTATTTTTTATGTCATATAACTCAAGTTTTCCTTCTCCATCGAAAATTTTTTGATAGATACTTTCTACGATTTCATCTATAGGAAATTGTCTTAAGTATTTGAATTTGTCTTTAAAAATATCATTTCCCCCATTATCTATAAGTCCAGATTTCCCTTCTATTATTTTTTTAATGTTATCCTTTAAGTGATCTTTATCAGTGGTTATTTTATTTAAGAACGCAACTATTCTGATTACATCAGAATTTAGTCCTTTTCCAGTAACTTTACTCCCAACAAAGACCCATAAAGGTTTTTCTACGTTGTATTCTTTTAGTTCGTTTTCATATTTACTAAAAATTAATAATTGTTCGTAGAAGGATAATAATCCTGCCGTGAGTAATAAGTCCTCTTGTACTTCTGAATAAGCGTCTTCTTTCATGTTGTAAACGTAGAAATCCTTACCATAACCGTCAGCATAGAAATATTTGTAGGAGTAATCAAAGATTATGGCTTTGCTGTATTCCTCAAGTAAGTTCCTATTTTTTCCTATAACCTGTCCGAAAGTTGCTGAATATTCAAATAGAAAACCTTCTTCACCTATTTTATCTCTTAACTTTTTCCATTTTTGTTCTTCAGACTTTTGTCCTTTATGTCCTTCGTCTATGAAAACAAGGTTTTTTCCGTCAAAGTAGGAAATATCTACACTAATACCTTTTCCCTTTTTTTCTTCCGTTAATTTATAAATGTCAATAATTAAGACTTCTCCTTCTTTTGTTTTTAGATTATCTAGATTTCCATTGTAAAGTTTACAAGGTATTCCGCTTAATTTAAATTCTCTGTAATGTTGTTTTGATAGTCCTTCATTGGGAGTAATTAGAATAATATTATCCCAGTTATTTCTTGAATATTTTAAACTTTGCCAGTAGTTTATATGCATTATGAGAGTTTTTCCGCTTCCAGTTGCCATCCAAAAGGCAAGTTTTTTAAGGTCTTCTTCAGTGAAGAGACTTATTTTTGACCTGCTTTCTTTATTAAATTTTTCCAGAAATTCATTAAGTTCATTCAAGAATTTTTCTTTCTCGTTGTAGTATTTATCTAAAAAGATTTCTGTGAACAGAACTGCCAAGTATTGGAAGTATTTAAGATTGAATTCTGGTTGTTTTCTGTTTTGCCTTAGCCTTTTAACATACTCTTCTATTGCTTCATCGTACTTTAAAAGTTCTGATTCCCATTCTGGCTTTAGGTTAACTAGAATATCAACAAAACAACTTCTACCTTGCGAGTTATAGTCTTCTTTAACGTCTTTCAATTTTTCTCTCAAATGGTTGAATTCGTTAAAGCCAAAAAGATTGAGAAAGTATTTATTCAAAACCAAGTATTTCTCAATTTTCATTTTATCTACCTATGTTGAATGGTTTAAACTTGCTTAAATTACTCTTAAAAATTAGGACAAATGGGTCTGCACTTCCAAGTTTTCTAATTGTCCTTTCCTTTTGTTAATATGTTTTTTGTTTCTTCTTATTGGTCTTTTCTTCAAAATATCTTTTGAAAATTTTTCAAGAATTTTATTTGTTCTTTCATCGAATTTGTCGGTGATAAATACTTTATCTACCAAATGAATAATATCCTTAGCGTGTAAATAGGAAAGACTGATTTTACCCTGTTCATTTTCGTATCCATACACATATATTACGTTTAACCCTAGAGACTTTTCAAGTCGATAATTTACCATTAAAGGAACCAATTCCAACGCTAAATTTTCGTATTGAGGCGATTTTGACTTTACTTCTATAAACACAGATTTATTATCTTTTACTGCAAGAATATCTGGTAAAGTTCTAAGAAATAAACATTCAAAAGAGTCACAGCTTTTTAACATTTCTGTCATTTCTTGATTGATGGAATCGTGGTATGTGAATTTGACAACCTTATAACCGTTGTCCTTCAGTTTGGAGATAACAATTTTCTCTATTTTGTCATGATAGACACTTATACTGTTCACTCTACCACACCCTTTCAAATATTAAAGATTTAAATAAAGGTTCTATAGGCTTAAAACCTTTAACTGTGGCATCTCCATTAATGTAAATTTCGTCAGGACTAAAGTCGCCTATTTGCTTCTCTATTATTTCTCTGTCACTTTCAAAATCGATGTTTTTTATGTTTCTCCAAACAATTACAATTCTTTTTCCTTCTTTTTCCCCAAAGACAAATATATACTTTCTTTCGTTATCTTTGAGAACTTTATAGCCTTTAATATGTAAACCCAGAAGGTAGTTAAAGGTTTCCACAATATCTACATTGACAACTTTCTCTTGATAATTCTCTATGATTTTCATCTTGTAGTTAAAAGGATTTCCTAGTTCATCAATGTTGAGGAACGTCTTACTATTCTTAGTTTCCCATTCAAGCATGTATTTGACAAAGTAATCTGAAAGTTCATAGAGTGTTTCTTGAGATTTTTCAAACTCAACGTTTTCTAAAGCATCTTCATACTGTTCTAAGGTATGATATTTGAAAAAGCCTCCTGCTGTTTTCTCGTTGTATTTTTCTTTAACGTCTTTTTCCTTGCTTATTCCTGATTTATCGTAAAACAGAACTTTTTTCGTTCTTGGCAAAATTACTGTCCAGAAATGCTCTCCCATCTCAATGCCAATCCATTTTCTTTTTAGTTTGTGGGCTACTGCTGTTGTTGTTCCACTTCCTAAGAAAAAGTCCAGAACTAAGTCGTTTTCATTGGAAGTGGATTCTATGACACGCTTTAGAAGAATTTCTGAGTTTTCAGTTCTGAAAGTGGTAGTAGAAGAGTATCCAGGAATATCAAGCCAGTTATTGTCAAGTAAAGTTTCCTCTTTAGGAGGTACCCAATATTGAATTGAGTTACCGTGTCTTCTTACAAACTCCAATTTCCTGCCAGTTCTGTTCCAATATTCTTCTAAAGTTTCGCCTGTTTTTTTAGCTACTTCAAGGTATTTTTTATAATTTTCTACCGCCCGATAAGCCCTTTCTTTACTCCACATCCACTGTCCTTTGGTTAAGTTTATCCCTAAAATTTCATACCTCATAGTAGGTCTATCGTAAATTTTTTTAAAACTTGTCCAGTATCCTTGTCTTTTCTCAGATAGGGGGGTTATGAAATTTCCGTAAACTTTTTCTTGATTCTTTGAATACCAGTAAAGGTTATCGTACATTACTCCGATAGATTTTAAGTTATTAAACTGCTGAAACAGCCCTGCTTTTGGAGATCCTCTTCTGACTACTATCTCGTTTCTAAAATTTTCTTTTCCGAAAATTTCGTTTAAAAGCAACCTAACGTACATATTTCCGTTGTAATCACATCTAACAAAAATACTTCCTCTATCGTTTAACAACTCTCTTCCTAGCCTAATCCTATTTTCAAGCATCGTTATCCACGTAGCATCTTTATAACCGACTTTGTAAAGGTAATCTGCTTCTTTTTCTTTGTTAAACGGCGGATCGATATAAATTGTTTGTATTTTCTCAGAATATTTATTTAAGAGTAAATTCAAAGCTTGCCAATTTTCGCTTTTTATTAATATTCCATCTAAAATATTGTCTAAATCATTTTTCTCACTTAAAGCAGATAGTAATTTCCATTTGAAATCGTCATTAAAATATCTTGTATCAACTGGCAACTTCTTCCACTCTTTGTTTTCTGGTGTACTTTTCTCGATTAAATCTTTTTTGTCTTTAACTTCAATTTCAAACAGTTCTTTCCATTCGTTAACCTGTTTTTTGTTACTCAAGATCTCGTCTAAAATACTCTCTAAAAACTTTTCTCCTGCGTATTCTTTAATTTTGTCTAAAGTAATTACATAGTTGGTTTCTATAACAAACTTTTTCTTTTCCCAAATCTTTTTTTGGAAATTTTCAATCTGTGCTAAAAACTCAACTATTTTTAGGGCAATATTTCTAAATACTCTAACACCGGTAAGGTAAAGTTTTAGCTTATCAAAATAATCATTTTGTTCTAAAACTTGTAAATCATCTAGCTGTAAGAATTCGTTTTTAATGTAAAAGTCTAACTCCCTCTCTAAGAATTCCTTTAAATTTTTGTGAATAAAGTAATCTGTAGTGTTTCTTCTTGTATATCTGTAAAGGTGTTTTTCAATTAATGTTTTTTCTCCTTTTTCGGACTTTTCAAAAATTAAAGTTGCTAAACTATTTTGTGGGATTTTATCTTCTAAAGTCTTTATTGTTTCCTTATTAATTTTTTCCTGAACTTTTTGATTTCCGTACTTTTTTTTCTCTTCTTCTGTTAAAGATCTATACTCAAAGTAAACGTTTAATTCTTTCTTTTCATCATAAAAGTCAAAAATCTTTTCATTTAAAACAAAAAACTTCTTTTCTTGTGCTTTAACGTTTCCCTTTTCTTCCTCTGCTTCTACAACTCTAAAGTTAACCGTTATATCTTTAACTTTGAAAGTGTATCTTCTGAAATATTCTGTAGTCTTTATGTAGTAACTATCTCTATTTACCCAATAGAGGAAGATTTCTTCTCCGTTATAAGGAACGCAGTATTTTTCTTTTTTTCCATATCTTCTTTTACTTATAAAGTCTCCGTTTTCATAATAGCGGGAAAAGAAGCTGATTAAATGATCATAAATGGTTTTTTCTAAGTTCTCAACTTCATTTTCGTTTAATATTGCTAGCTGTTTTTTTATACTGTCTATTAACTCTTCTTCAATGAACCTTTCAATTTCTTTCCGCTTATAGTTCATTATTCTATATATTCCAAAGTTCAAATCTTCACTTTCAAACCGAAAAATTTCCTTTAATTTTTTCTTAAGTTCCTTTATTAAATCATTGGTTGAATATGTCATGTTATTTTTCTCCTTATGGTAATTTTTTCTGGTATCTTATAATTTAAGACAGATTAAGCGCTAATCCTTTTCTTTTCAAAGACACAGACAGCGCACGCCGTAAGGCGTTTGGTTATGCGATTGCTTAGAAATAGTTCACGAAAAATGGAAGGAAAATCTCCCTATATATAATACATTGAAACTGAAGAGGTATAGAGATAAAATTTCCAAACATAAAATCTTTTAAAAGGAGTAGTAAGATGGGAATGACAATTACTCAAAAGATTTTAGCAGAACACGCTGGAAAAAAAGAGGTTTATCCTGGTGAACTTATAATGTGTAAGGTTGATATTGCTCTTGCAAACGATGTTACTGCTCCTATTGCAATAAAGCAAGTTAAAGCTCTTGGAGCTAAGAAAGTTTGGGATAAAGAGAGAATAGCTCTTGTTCCAGATCATTTTGTTCCTGCCAAAGATATAAAGGCTGCTGAACAAGTTAAGATGATGAGAGATTTTGCAAAAGAATTTGAAATTAAACACTTTTGGTCTGAAGGTAGAGTGGGAATTGAACACGCTCTTTTACCAGAACAGGGTGTCGTTGTTCCAGGAGACGTTGTAATCGGAGCAGATTCCCATACATGTACTTATGGTGCTCTTGGAGCTTTTGCAACAGGTGTTGGTTCTACCGATATGGCTTACGCTTGGCTTACGGGAGAAGTTTGGTTTAAAGTTCCAGAACAAATGAAGTTTATTTACTATGGAAAGCGTCAAAAGTGGGTAAGTGGTAAGGATTTAATTCTTTATGTAATAGGAATGATTGGTGTTGACGGGGCACTTTACAAGACTATGGAGCATACGGGCGAAGCTATTAGAGAGCTTCCAATGGATGATAGATTTACAATCTGTAATATGGCTATTGAAGCTGGAGCTAAGAATGGAATTATTGAACCGGACGAAATAACGCTTGAATACGTTAAAGGAAGAGCAAAGAGACCTTATAAGTTCTACAAGTCTGATCCAGATGCTGAATATTCTGAAGTTTACGAAATAGATGTTTCAAAGATAGAACCACAAGTAGCGTTCCCATACCTTCCATCAAATACGAGACCTGTTACAGAAGCAACTCACGTTACAATTGATCAAGTTGTTATTGGTTCTTGTACAAACGGAAGAATTAGCGATTTGAGAGTGGCAGCTCAAATCTTAAAAGGAAAGAAGGTAAATCCGAACGTGAGATGTATAATCATTCCAGCTACCCAAGATATTTACAGACAAGCTATGAAAGAAGGTCTTATAGATATCTTCATAGAAGCTGAGTGTGTTGTATCTACCCCAACTTGTGGTCCATGTCTTGGTGGACATATGGGAATTCTTGCCAAAGGCGAAAGGGCGATTGCAACAACTAATAGGAACTTTGTTGGAAGAATGGGACATCCTGAAAGTGAAGTTTACCTTGCATCTCCTGCAGTAGCTGCTGCTTCTGCTGTTCTTGGAAGAATTGCACATCCTGATGAAGTTGTTGGTTCTGAAAACTAAGAGAACAATTTAGCACTGGGCTTTTGCGTCCCAGTGCTTTCTTTTATTTAAGCATTAATGGGGAGAATAGCTTTGGATCTTTTTGAGATAAGAAACTGGTTTGCTCACAATCTTGTAGACTATTTAAGGGAAAAGGAAGAGGAAAGTTTAAGAAAGCTTAACGTTCTAATAGAGATTGTAGACGGAAAGAGCCCTGAAGTTGTTGAATACCTCAGAGAGGAGCTCCTTTCTGAATTTCCTTTATTAAAACTTGAAAACGGATTTCTGACTTTAAATGAAGAACTCTTAGATCCTTTTACAAAGGAGTACTTGGAAGAGAAAAGCGAAAAATATAAAGACTTCTTGAAAACTCTTGGAGATTTTGAACCTGTCCATGATGATATAGAAAAAAATATCCATATGGCGAGAAAACTCTTTAAATCAGGACTTTATTTTGAGGTTCATGAACTTCTTGAAGAGCTCTGGTTCAATGAATTTGGAAAGTACAGAGAGTTTATACAAGCCCTTATTCAGATAGCTGTTGCTTACTATCATCTTCAAAACTTTAACGTAAAGGGATATGAGCTTTTGATTCAGAACGCGATAGAGCTTTTAAAAGGTTATGAAGGAGTTCTTTTTAGTGTAGATGTTGATAAACTAAAAAAAGACCTTGCTAATGCTACACAGGACGAGCTTGTAGAGTTTTAAGAAGAAATGGATTTAAGACAGCTTGAAGTTTTCGTGAAAGTTTTTGAGTTGAAGAGTTTTTCAAAGGCAGCAGAGAAATTAAACATTTCTCAACCAACGGTTAGTGCTCATATACAAAATCTTGAAGATGAACTTTCTTTAAAACTTTTTGACAGGATAGGAAGAAAAGTAGTTCCAACTTTTGAGGCCAAAATTTTATATAAACATGCAGTAGAGCTAATAAAGAAAAGAGACGAAGCATTATCAGAACTGTTATCCGTGAATAAGAGGTCTAAAGGATTTTTAAAGATTGCTGCAAGCAATATTCCAGGAGATTTTCTAATCCCTCACACACTACCAAAGCTAAAACATCTTCTACCTGAAGTTATTGTTCGTGTTGATATTTTTGACTCAAAAAAAGTTATAAAGCTTTTGAAGGAAGTAATTCCTGATTATGATTTGGGAGTTGTAGGATCAAAACTTGAGGATCAAAAACTTGAATATAAAAAAATACTGGATGATGAAATAGTGTTAATAGCTCCTCCTTACTATAAAAAGGACTCTTTAGAGCTCAAAGAACTTTCTGAAATTCCTCTTCTTCTAAGGGAAGAAGATTCGGGTACGAGATTAACCGTAGAAAAAGCGTTGGAAGAGAATGGTTTAAATCCACTATCCTTGAATATTATTGCAATTTTAGGAAGTAATACAGCTATTAAGGAGTCTGTAAAAAAGGGAGTGGGATTTGGACTTGTGTCAAAGTACTCTGTTTTAAAAGAGCTTGAGTGTAAAAAATTAAAAGTTTTGAAAGTTAATGGACTTTCAATAAAAAGAAGCTTTTACGCTGTAAAAAGAAAGGATATTACCCTTACTCCACCTGCAAGGTTTCTATGGGAAAACTTGGAAAAAATATTTAACTTTCCAAGTACTTAAGTTTGTTTAGAGCGTCTTTGTATATAGGTTGGTCAATAAACTTACCTTTGTAAGTAATTCCTCCTTTTCCTTCTTTTAGAGCTTCTTCGTAGAGTTTTACTATTTCTTTTGCTTCTTCTATTTCTCTTTTAGATGGGGAAAAGACCCTATTGGCAATCTCCACCTGTCTTACGGAAATGCACATTTTACCGGCAAATCCAAGTTCTTTTTCAAAAGTTGCCTCTTTTTCAAATCCTTCTAAATCTTCATAATCCTGGTAGGCAGGGGCTATTGGTGAAACTCCAAAAGTTCTTGAAACTACTACAAATTTTTCCTTTATGTATCTTGCGATGCCACTTTCTCTTTTTAAAAGTTCCTGAGGAAGATTTAAATCTGCGAACATATCAAGAATTCCAAGGTAAACAGCGTTAATCCGAGAGGAGCTTTCTAAAATCTCCTTTAGGTTTTCTAAAGCTTTTCCTGTTTCTATGGAAAGCTGAATCTTTATTGTTCCATTTCTTAAACCTCTTGAAAGCTCAAAGGACTCTATAAGTTTTGAAAGTGCTACCACATCTTCTTTTGTTTCTACTTTGCTAAGCCTTATAGCGTGAGGAATTACTGGTAGAAGTTCTACTATATCTTCAAAGAAAAACTCTGAATTCCAAGGATTTATTCTTATAACTATTTCCTTTGAACCGTCAAATGGGGAGTTTATTAAAAACTTTCTTAAAAAAGTTCTTGCAAAGCGTTTGTTTTTATCAGCAACTCCATCTTCAACGTTGAAAATTATAACGTCTGCATCCCTTTTAAATATTTTTGCAAGGTGCTTTACTCTATCTCCAGAAACTATTAGTGCAGATCTTCTAAATGGTTTTTCA
This window harbors:
- a CDS encoding ABC transporter ATP-binding protein produces the protein MEEGIRVENLTIGYKKPLLSGLSFHMVESEFWVVVGPNGVGKSTLLKTILGIIPPLSGKIFIHGVDCTEGCKEKKFLGYVPQMEDYSHHFPATALDVVLSGFFPRLSRFQRITDKEREKALYWMKLLEIESIADRQFNLLSGGQQRKVLIARALVSDPHYIFLDEPTTGVDLKSTKRILRIIDDLHKKKNFGILMVTHDLNFVWNYIDKVILIGHNKYFIGKKEEILNGKLLSEIYEVDVKLAETPYGPVFLVGDKHL
- a CDS encoding DEAD/DEAH box helicase family protein, producing MKIEKYLVLNKYFLNLFGFNEFNHLREKLKDVKEDYNSQGRSCFVDILVNLKPEWESELLKYDEAIEEYVKRLRQNRKQPEFNLKYFQYLAVLFTEIFLDKYYNEKEKFLNELNEFLEKFNKESRSKISLFTEEDLKKLAFWMATGSGKTLIMHINYWQSLKYSRNNWDNIILITPNEGLSKQHYREFKLSGIPCKLYNGNLDNLKTKEGEVLIIDIYKLTEEKKGKGISVDISYFDGKNLVFIDEGHKGQKSEEQKWKKLRDKIGEEGFLFEYSATFGQVIGKNRNLLEEYSKAIIFDYSYKYFYADGYGKDFYVYNMKEDAYSEVQEDLLLTAGLLSFYEQLLIFSKYENELKEYNVEKPLWVFVGSKVTGKGLNSDVIRIVAFLNKITTDKDHLKDNIKKIIEGKSGLIDNGGNDIFKDKFKYLRQFPIDEIVESIYQKIFDGEGKLELYDIKNSDGEIGLKTSTAEKYFGVINVGDTNSLKKLIKEAEIEIKDDHFSQSLFSEINNNHSPINILIGSKKFVEGWNSWRVSNMGLINMGKGEGPQIIQLFGRGVRLKGKNYSLKREENPDYKLKVLQTLFIFGLNADYINAFLKTIEKEEIDYEKVLKKENWKKELYQVKAEKKFNFVRHPIKLELDETILNNVKLDLRSRISIAHGLKVESVSSTEKPIEIPDEYINILDWNAIYSEILTYKTVKSMFNLIIYKDVLKKIVLSKKYKVFMNNTSGINIRKKANKLVLEITSFEGIKKLHEIVLIVLREYISNFCRKAS
- a CDS encoding site-specific DNA-methyltransferase yields the protein MTYSTNDLIKELKKKLKEIFRFESEDLNFGIYRIMNYKRKEIERFIEEELIDSIKKQLAILNENEVENLEKTIYDHLISFFSRYYENGDFISKRRYGKKEKYCVPYNGEEIFLYWVNRDSYYIKTTEYFRRYTFKVKDITVNFRVVEAEEEKGNVKAQEKKFFVLNEKIFDFYDEKKELNVYFEYRSLTEEEKKKYGNQKVQEKINKETIKTLEDKIPQNSLATLIFEKSEKGEKTLIEKHLYRYTRRNTTDYFIHKNLKEFLERELDFYIKNEFLQLDDLQVLEQNDYFDKLKLYLTGVRVFRNIALKIVEFLAQIENFQKKIWEKKKFVIETNYVITLDKIKEYAGEKFLESILDEILSNKKQVNEWKELFEIEVKDKKDLIEKSTPENKEWKKLPVDTRYFNDDFKWKLLSALSEKNDLDNILDGILIKSENWQALNLLLNKYSEKIQTIYIDPPFNKEKEADYLYKVGYKDATWITMLENRIRLGRELLNDRGSIFVRCDYNGNMYVRLLLNEIFGKENFRNEIVVRRGSPKAGLFQQFNNLKSIGVMYDNLYWYSKNQEKVYGNFITPLSEKRQGYWTSFKKIYDRPTMRYEILGINLTKGQWMWSKERAYRAVENYKKYLEVAKKTGETLEEYWNRTGRKLEFVRRHGNSIQYWVPPKEETLLDNNWLDIPGYSSTTTFRTENSEILLKRVIESTSNENDLVLDFFLGSGTTTAVAHKLKRKWIGIEMGEHFWTVILPRTKKVLFYDKSGISKEKDVKEKYNEKTAGGFFKYHTLEQYEDALENVEFEKSQETLYELSDYFVKYMLEWETKNSKTFLNIDELGNPFNYKMKIIENYQEKVVNVDIVETFNYLLGLHIKGYKVLKDNERKYIFVFGEKEGKRIVIVWRNIKNIDFESDREIIEKQIGDFSPDEIYINGDATVKGFKPIEPLFKSLIFERVW
- the leuC gene encoding 3-isopropylmalate dehydratase large subunit, producing the protein MGMTITQKILAEHAGKKEVYPGELIMCKVDIALANDVTAPIAIKQVKALGAKKVWDKERIALVPDHFVPAKDIKAAEQVKMMRDFAKEFEIKHFWSEGRVGIEHALLPEQGVVVPGDVVIGADSHTCTYGALGAFATGVGSTDMAYAWLTGEVWFKVPEQMKFIYYGKRQKWVSGKDLILYVIGMIGVDGALYKTMEHTGEAIRELPMDDRFTICNMAIEAGAKNGIIEPDEITLEYVKGRAKRPYKFYKSDPDAEYSEVYEIDVSKIEPQVAFPYLPSNTRPVTEATHVTIDQVVIGSCTNGRISDLRVAAQILKGKKVNPNVRCIIIPATQDIYRQAMKEGLIDIFIEAECVVSTPTCGPCLGGHMGILAKGERAIATTNRNFVGRMGHPESEVYLASPAVAAASAVLGRIAHPDEVVGSEN
- a CDS encoding DUF309 domain-containing protein; its protein translation is MDLFEIRNWFAHNLVDYLREKEEESLRKLNVLIEIVDGKSPEVVEYLREELLSEFPLLKLENGFLTLNEELLDPFTKEYLEEKSEKYKDFLKTLGDFEPVHDDIEKNIHMARKLFKSGLYFEVHELLEELWFNEFGKYREFIQALIQIAVAYYHLQNFNVKGYELLIQNAIELLKGYEGVLFSVDVDKLKKDLANATQDELVEF
- a CDS encoding selenium metabolism-associated LysR family transcriptional regulator; the protein is MDLRQLEVFVKVFELKSFSKAAEKLNISQPTVSAHIQNLEDELSLKLFDRIGRKVVPTFEAKILYKHAVELIKKRDEALSELLSVNKRSKGFLKIAASNIPGDFLIPHTLPKLKHLLPEVIVRVDIFDSKKVIKLLKEVIPDYDLGVVGSKLEDQKLEYKKILDDEIVLIAPPYYKKDSLELKELSEIPLLLREEDSGTRLTVEKALEENGLNPLSLNIIAILGSNTAIKESVKKGVGFGLVSKYSVLKELECKKLKVLKVNGLSIKRSFYAVKRKDITLTPPARFLWENLEKIFNFPST
- a CDS encoding CoA ester lyase; the protein is MLFELGEKVLAGEKNIQDLKNYPEELKERKPFEKPFRRSALIVSGDRVKHLAKIFKRDADVIIFNVEDGVADKNKRFARTFLRKFLINSPFDGSKEIVIRINPWNSEFFFEDIVELLPVIPHAIRLSKVETKEDVVALSKLIESFELSRGLRNGTIKIQLSIETGKALENLKEILESSSRINAVYLGILDMFADLNLPQELLKRESGIARYIKEKFVVVSRTFGVSPIAPAYQDYEDLEGFEKEATFEKELGFAGKMCISVRQVEIANRVFSPSKREIEEAKEIVKLYEEALKEGKGGITYKGKFIDQPIYKDALNKLKYLES